A single region of the Bacteroidota bacterium genome encodes:
- the dnaE gene encoding DNA polymerase III subunit alpha, producing the protein MVFSHLHVHTQFSLLDGAAPIGKLFKKAIADGQPALAITDHGNMFGAFNFVAEAYKHKNEDGTLKVKPIVGCEFYVVDDRTKKQFSKDNKDVRYHQLFLAKNEEGYKNLSRLCSLGYIEGLYSKWPRIDKQLIEQYHKGLIATTCCLGASVPRTILRKGEAEGEKEFKWWLDMFGEDYYIELQRHDIPEQNQVNEVLLKWAVKYNVKVICSNDSHYVDKEDYNAHDILLCINTGDVQNTPKATDEEGGRGYRFGFPNDQFYFKTTAEMEQLFSDIPQALDNTNEIVGKIDLLSLKKDILVPAFPIPDGFLSADDYLKHITYEGARKRYIEMTPEIEERLNFELHTIKTMGFPGYFLIVADFIQAGRNMGVLIGPGRGSAAGSAVAYCIGITNIDPIKYGMLFERFLNPERKSMPDIDTDFDDEGRAKVLNYVVEKYGKNQVAQIINYGTMAAKSAIKDVSRALDLPLSEANELSKMFPDRAKTLYNVFKTSMDELKKSDDLQSEDLDAIKKLRDIEKGTDLKAQVLREAQALEGSVRNTGIHASAVIIAPSNLIDHIPLSVNSKEGSDLLVTQWDGKVVEDAGLLKMDFLGLKTLTIIKNAVEIIEQNYNIKIDPDEIPLDDPKTFELFQKGDTTAVFQFESAGMQKYMKELKPTRIEDLIAMNALYRPGPMEYIPMFIKRKHGLEEIKYPLPECQDILEETYGVTVYQEQVMLLSQKLAGFTKGQADTLRKAMGKKQISVLNSMKETFLQGTSERGHDKTVCEKMWVDWEAFAQYAFNKSHSTCYAFVANQTAYLKANYPSEFMAAVLNSTNNIEDVAFFMEECKRMGIKVLGPDINESKLKFSVNKNGDIRFGMGSMKGAGEVAVTQIILEREANGPFKSIFDLTRRVNLKNVNKRVLESMAYAGGFDSVSGNNRAKYFHLEQGETENPIEKSIRYGSNYQAQQSANQQSLFGGASAVSLPEPRLPEAKEWGIIAQLTKEKEMVGIFISGHPLDKYRFELETFCKSKVIELQDLDAFRNKEVTVGGMITKVVHRTGKTGKKFGLFTLEDYTGSFEFALFGKDYTDYNKYMMEGLFLYVRARIQPRYNGDSLECKITLIEHLTEIKQRKLKGINISIELPKFDLDISNKFEKILQENKGSTPVTITFKEPVENMNAESLCAKYSVDYTQDLNEALQRLDMDVKVNV; encoded by the coding sequence ATGGTATTTTCTCATCTACACGTACATACACAATTCAGCTTGCTCGATGGTGCTGCACCCATCGGTAAATTATTTAAAAAAGCAATTGCCGATGGGCAGCCCGCTTTGGCTATTACCGACCATGGAAATATGTTCGGGGCATTCAATTTTGTGGCCGAAGCTTATAAGCATAAAAATGAGGACGGAACTTTGAAAGTGAAGCCCATTGTGGGTTGTGAGTTTTATGTAGTGGACGATAGAACTAAGAAGCAATTTTCAAAAGATAATAAAGATGTTCGTTACCATCAATTGTTTTTGGCCAAGAATGAAGAAGGATATAAGAACTTGAGTAGGCTTTGTTCGCTGGGTTATATAGAAGGTTTATATAGTAAATGGCCACGTATCGACAAACAACTTATTGAGCAATATCACAAAGGACTCATCGCAACTACCTGTTGTTTGGGGGCTTCTGTGCCTCGTACAATTTTACGTAAGGGCGAAGCAGAAGGAGAGAAGGAATTCAAATGGTGGTTGGATATGTTTGGCGAAGATTATTATATAGAATTACAACGCCATGATATTCCGGAGCAAAACCAGGTGAATGAAGTATTATTAAAATGGGCAGTAAAATATAATGTAAAAGTAATTTGCAGCAATGACAGTCACTATGTAGATAAGGAAGATTACAATGCCCATGATATATTATTATGCATCAATACAGGCGATGTGCAAAATACTCCAAAAGCCACGGATGAAGAGGGTGGACGTGGTTATAGATTTGGTTTTCCCAATGACCAATTCTATTTTAAAACCACTGCCGAAATGGAACAATTATTTTCGGATATCCCACAAGCATTGGATAATACGAATGAAATCGTTGGCAAAATTGATTTGCTAAGTCTGAAGAAAGATATATTGGTTCCTGCATTTCCTATCCCTGATGGATTTTTGAGTGCTGATGATTATTTGAAACATATAACTTATGAAGGAGCACGAAAAAGATATATAGAAATGACGCCCGAAATAGAGGAGCGGTTGAATTTTGAATTACATACTATTAAAACTATGGGTTTCCCAGGTTATTTCCTTATCGTGGCCGACTTTATACAAGCTGGTCGAAATATGGGTGTGCTTATTGGTCCTGGTCGCGGCAGTGCTGCGGGCAGTGCTGTTGCGTATTGTATAGGCATCACCAATATCGACCCCATAAAATATGGAATGCTCTTCGAAAGGTTCTTAAATCCAGAACGTAAATCCATGCCCGATATTGATACGGACTTCGATGATGAAGGTCGTGCGAAAGTATTAAATTATGTAGTAGAAAAATATGGTAAAAACCAAGTTGCACAAATTATAAATTATGGAACGATGGCTGCAAAAAGTGCAATTAAGGACGTTTCACGAGCTCTCGATTTACCCTTAAGTGAGGCCAATGAACTGTCGAAAATGTTTCCAGATAGGGCTAAGACTTTATATAATGTTTTTAAAACCAGCATGGATGAACTCAAGAAATCGGATGACCTGCAAAGTGAAGATTTAGATGCGATAAAAAAACTTAGAGATATAGAAAAGGGAACTGACTTAAAGGCCCAGGTTCTTAGAGAGGCACAGGCTTTGGAGGGTTCGGTGCGTAATACAGGAATACATGCATCGGCGGTAATTATTGCCCCAAGCAATTTGATTGATCATATACCTTTATCGGTCAATTCAAAAGAAGGTTCCGATTTACTGGTAACACAGTGGGATGGAAAAGTAGTAGAGGATGCTGGCTTACTGAAGATGGACTTTTTGGGATTGAAAACTTTAACTATTATAAAGAATGCAGTAGAAATTATAGAACAAAACTATAATATTAAAATAGACCCCGACGAAATTCCATTGGACGATCCCAAAACATTTGAACTGTTTCAAAAAGGTGATACTACCGCAGTGTTCCAGTTTGAAAGTGCAGGCATGCAAAAGTATATGAAGGAGCTCAAGCCTACTCGCATAGAGGATTTGATAGCGATGAATGCTTTATACCGTCCGGGCCCGATGGAATATATACCTATGTTTATTAAGCGTAAACATGGCTTGGAAGAAATCAAATATCCTTTGCCTGAGTGCCAAGATATATTGGAAGAAACTTATGGTGTAACAGTATATCAAGAGCAGGTAATGCTACTTTCGCAAAAGCTTGCGGGCTTTACCAAAGGACAAGCAGATACCTTGCGAAAAGCTATGGGTAAGAAGCAAATTTCGGTGCTTAATAGTATGAAGGAAACTTTTTTACAAGGCACTTCTGAACGCGGACATGATAAAACGGTATGCGAAAAAATGTGGGTTGATTGGGAAGCATTTGCACAATATGCTTTTAATAAAAGTCACTCCACTTGTTATGCATTTGTGGCGAATCAAACTGCCTATCTCAAAGCAAATTATCCGAGTGAATTTATGGCTGCGGTATTAAACAGTACCAATAATATAGAAGATGTTGCTTTTTTTATGGAGGAGTGCAAACGTATGGGCATCAAGGTTCTTGGGCCTGATATTAATGAATCGAAATTGAAATTTTCGGTAAATAAAAATGGAGATATACGTTTTGGAATGGGCAGTATGAAGGGTGCGGGCGAAGTTGCCGTAACACAAATTATTTTAGAACGCGAAGCCAATGGACCATTCAAAAGTATATTTGATTTAACTCGCAGAGTCAATTTAAAAAATGTAAACAAACGTGTATTAGAATCGATGGCGTATGCAGGAGGATTTGATAGTGTGAGCGGAAATAATAGAGCAAAATATTTTCATTTAGAACAAGGTGAAACGGAAAACCCGATAGAAAAATCTATTCGTTATGGTAGTAATTATCAAGCACAGCAATCGGCCAATCAGCAAAGTTTATTTGGTGGAGCATCGGCCGTAAGCCTTCCAGAGCCGAGATTGCCCGAGGCAAAAGAGTGGGGTATTATAGCACAACTCACCAAAGAAAAAGAAATGGTCGGTATATTTATTTCAGGACATCCTTTAGACAAATATCGATTTGAATTGGAAACTTTTTGTAAAAGTAAAGTGATAGAACTACAAGACTTGGATGCATTTCGAAATAAGGAAGTTACCGTAGGAGGTATGATTACAAAAGTAGTGCATCGCACAGGCAAAACAGGCAAGAAATTTGGCTTATTTACCTTAGAAGATTATACAGGGTCGTTTGAATTTGCATTGTTCGGTAAAGATTATACCGACTATAATAAGTATATGATGGAGGGTTTGTTTTTATATGTGCGTGCACGAATTCAACCTCGTTATAATGGTGATAGTTTAGAATGTAAAA